In the Rhinopithecus roxellana isolate Shanxi Qingling chromosome 16, ASM756505v1, whole genome shotgun sequence genome, GCCGAATTATGATCATTCAACTCACGATTTTTGACTTTACAACGGTATGAAACAagacattcagtagaaactgtacttcaaaTATTGAATTTTGATTCAAAAATCTTTGTAACTTTATTACAATATAGATTCTGTGTGGGATAGTTTTGGccactgtaggctaatgtaagtgttctgagcatattTAAGGCAGGCTAGGCTTGGTAGGTTAAGTGCATTTTTGACTTACGatcatattttcaacttatgatgggtttatcaggatgcAAACCCATCACTTAAGTGGAGAGATATCTGTATAACATTGTAAGACCCATAATTTTGCTGCTGATTATTGGGAGGTGGTATGGCACAGTGGTTAGGGGCAGAGGCCTTGGAGTTGGACTACATGGGTTCAGATCCCAGCTTGGCTGTTTTCTGGGTGGTTCTAACCCAGTTCTGCCACAAACTTGTTGAGTGGCCTTAGGTGAGTCCCATAAGCTCTCTAGATATAGCTTCCTCGTTGCAAAATGTCTCAAGCTAAGTTTAGTATTCTTCCTCCACCCTGACCCTGCTTCTGTTCCTCTTCCAGGCTGCCCCAGCTCAGTAAATGGCCCATCAGCCACCCAGAAGATCAAGCCAGATTCTTCTCTCGCATCTAatctatcttcttctttttttttttttttttttttgagacggagtcttgctctgcctcccaggctggagtgcagtggccggctctcagctcactgcaagctccgcctcccgggttcacaccattctcctgtctcagcctcccgagtagctgggactacaggcgcccgcctcgtcgcccggctagttttttgtattttttagtagagacggggtttcaccgtattagccaggatggtctcgatctcctgacctcgtgatctgcccgtctcggcctcccaaagtgctgggattacaggcttgagccaccgcgcccggcctaatctaTCTTCTAAACACATCCACAATCCATTCCCCTTTTTCCATCCCCACTGTCCCCGCTCCAGTCCATGGCATCAAGACTTTTCATTTACACTTTGCCACCGGGCTGTTAAAATACTTTTACAAACTGCAAAATTTGATTGAGTCACTCTGAAAAGGTGAATGTGGCCCTTGATCTCTGCATGGTTTGGTCCTGGTCTGTCTCCACTCAGTTCAGGCCATCCTCTCAGTGCTCCAGACAGGCTAGCCTTGCATTCCTCCGGCTaggagccccagggcctttgcacaactcctccctctccctgtaaCATTCTTCTCCAATTATGTCTTAGCTTGATGGCTCACCCTTCAGGTCTAGGCTCAAATGTCAGTCCTTCAGGGAAGTATTTTCTGATCCTTCAAAGCAGGTCAAGTCCTGGTGACTTCCTTCACAGCACCTGTCACCACATCACCAGTGCATGTCTGCCTCCTTCCCAACTACCGTTTCAAGAGAGGCCCCTGCCCTGTTGTTCTTTGTCTCAGACCCCTTATTTCCTTCAGAGCACTTATCACAATTTGTAactgctttatttctttgttttcttcttagctGTCTCCCCTATTCTCTTTGTATAATTTCTATGGAGAGACAAGCTGAGGTCTGTCCTGCTGTATTCCCAGGACCCAGCACTGAACCTAGGAACAGAGCAGAGATTCTCAAAAAGTATCTCTTGAATAAAAAGTGTTTGTGCTGGTGGCATCTCCAGCAGTCAGGAACTCCCTCTTTGCCTCTGAGTTTTGATCCTCAGGCAGTATTTCTGCTGCTTAATGAGTAATTCTTCTCTAGGTTTATGGTTCAGAGTAGAACAGGAGACCTCAGGCAGCCTGGCAACCTCTGGCCTGTGTGGGAAATGCCTTCCAGTGGAATCGCAGCAAATTTCACCTCTAACCCAGGGATATAGATCTAGGCCTCATTCCCACACCCAGCTCTGCTGCCAGAAGCGTTCCAAGGCTTCTCAGGCCCCAAGATCTCTCTGCTCTCCTCTTCCCCTAATGCTTCAAGACTCTCTCCCAGCCATGCCCCAAAGCCTGTGCCCCCGATTCCAGGTTGCTTTCAAGCTGAAGCCACACCAGAGGAAAGAGCTGAGGGTGGCAAAGGTGAGCCTCATGGCTGCCCAGGCGAGGGGCGGGGAAGCTTGGGCGAGCTCACAGGATGCAGCTGCGAGTTACAAGAGTCAGCATGCTGGCAAAACCACCCAGGGCTGCTGGGACCCGCCAGCATGTGAGCAGGAAGAGGGCACGAGGGCACAGTTCTAAAAGCAGGATTTACTTTGGTTTTCACTTCTCTGAGGCCCCGGGAACGTTTTAAAGTTCTAGTTCTCAGGCCTGCACTGTCTCCTTCATTCCTCCTTCAGCCACTGCAGCAGCTGGGGTGTGTAGTAGGTGATGATGATGTCAGCACCTGTGTTGGGAGAGATGCGGAAAGTTGCGGGGGACGGTGATCAGCTCTGAGCATACCTTCTGGGATGGGAAGGCCAGGCAGGGACAAAGGCTACCATGAAGAGGCACAGCCTGTGGGCACACCAcgtgagacggagtcccgctttGGGCAGCTCTAtttcttgggcaagtcattttctCTCTTGGGACCTCAGTTTACCAAAGAATAAAATGCACACTGAAGGATATAGGTAAGATGCAAGTTCCCTTCCTGTGCTGGTGTACAATTCTAACAAAATGAGCTCCCTTTATGGAGtgatattacctcatttaatcctcaggacAACCACGCACCAGGTATCTTGTCCCCAGTTATCCAGTTATGGGTGAGGATACTGAGGTTCTGAGAAGTGGCTTGCCCACGTTCTCACAACCAAAAATGAATGAAGGGCTCTGCTTGCTTCACCATGCCGTGTTCTATGCTGCAGTTCCATATCTCTTCCTCAATGTGTGTCTGTTTAGATCACTAGTAATTCCCGAAATAAGACTCCAAGCTCTCAGGACTTTGTTCCTTGATCTAGGCAGAGTGCTTATCAGTCCCTGTGGCGCACGTCAAAACACCCAACCCCTGCCTGCCTACCTGCTCTGCGGAAGGCAGTCATGGCCTCCAGTACGGCAGCCTTGAGATCAAATGCCCCAGCCTGGGCTCCGTGCCACAGCATGGCAAACTCTCCAGAGACGTGGTACACGGCGAGAGGGAGGTCGGGGTGCTGCAGCGAAGCAGACAGGGAGACAGGCTGAAATGGAGGGTGGATGTGGCTCTGGGAGCGTCCCTTCCCCCCTGCTCAATCTGTGACCATCTTGAGCCCCGTGTCCTGGGTTACTGCGGCCAGCAGCCTGGCCCACTCTTGAACTGTTAAAGCAGGGCTGTTTGAGGCTCCTGCAAGCCCTGACACAGAAGGCCATGGTGGTTcctgggcagggaaggggaggagaggattTCTGCTCAAGGGCAGACTGCTTCCAACACTGAGATTCCAGAGTCTGTGGAAAACTCTGTCCCAGCCCCCTGAGCCCTCTTTGCCTCGGACCTGCGCTCACCTTGTTCTTTACCTCCCGCATGATGTCCAGGTAGGGCATTCCCGGCTTCACCATGAGTATGTCAGCTCCTTCCCGTACATCCCGGTCCTAAGGGATGAGGGTAGAGTGTGGGCGGTGTCTGGGAGGGGGCTGAGGGTGGGGCTCAAGTCCTAGTGACTCACCACAGCTCGGAGGGCCAGGCCTCGTGCTCCAGGGGGCAGCTGGTAGCAGCGGCGGTCCCCAAAAGCTGGGCTTGACTGAGCTGCGTCCCTGCAAAACAGAGTCATCCGGGTGGACTCCAGCTTTGGGCCAAATGGGCAGGGATTTAACAGCAGACCCCTGCCCGCCCCTGCCCACCTCGCTCACCGGAAAGGGCCATAGAAACAGGAAGCAAACTTGGCACTGTAGCTCATCACTGATACCTATGGGGAGACAACAGGGATCCTGGCTTAGTCGGCCCTTGCCAGGTGTCCCAGGGTGATGTGGCAGGGAGAGAAAGAACCTAGGCTGGGAGGGAGAGTGCCTGTGTTCTGGTCCTGTTGGAGTGCTGGGCTTGATTTCCCCATCAGAGGCCCAGAGGTTGACATCGTTCCCCAAAACCTCATCCAGCACTGTCTTCAGTTctgtgattcctttttttttgagatagagtctagctctgttgcccaggctggagtgcagtggcatgatctcagttcacggcaacctccgcctcctgggttcaagcgattctcctgcctcagcctcccaagtagctgggattacaggcacctgccaccacgctcagctaattttcgtgtttttagtagagacggggtttcaccatgttggccaggctggtcttgaactcctgacctcaagtgatccacccgtcacagcctcccagagtgctgggattataggcgtgagccactgctcccggcagTTCTGTGATTCTTAGCAGACACAGGGGCAGGGCTGGTGCAGACTCTCTCCTCCCGACCCCGTGCCGCACTCCCTGCCCTTACCCTGTTGCCAAGTCCATGTGCCATCAGGGCCTCCTTGATGGCTTCCACGCGTCCATCCATCATGTCTGACGGGGCTACCACCTGACATCCTGTGGGGCAGAGGGTGGTCTTCAGAACTCTGGGACCCTCCTAGCTACTCTGTGACCTCCCTAACCCAGAGGTACCCATCCCTGCTGGTGGTTCACTCACCTGCCTTGGCATATGCGAGTGCTACCTCAGCTAGCCGCTGGCGGCTCTCCTCAGCCCGGAATGCTCCATTTTCACTCAGGAGCCCTGCAGGACAGATGACTGGGTTTTAGGGAGCACGTTGGGCCCTGGCCTGTCCCCACCCTGGTGAGAAGTGGGCAGTGGGAGTGTGGGTGCCAGCAGGGCTGGAGGAAGGGAGCTCACCGCAGTGACCATGGGAGGTGTAGGGACATAGGCAGACGTCACAGGCCACCAGGAGGTTGGGGAAGGTCTTCCTCAACAGATGGATCGCCTCAATAGCTGGGGACTCCTCGGAGTCAGCTGCAGAACCCCGCTCATCCTAGGGGCAGGGGAAGGACAAAACAGTGTATCTGTTACATGTTGCTTCGGAAGGCAGGATGGCAGCCATCACAAAGCACAGTCCTGGCCCtctccttccttcatcttcacaGCCCCTGGATAAGGAAGCACAGAGGACTGACCCTACCCGGGTGCTGACTtaagggcagggaccatgtccATTTACCTGTGGCCCCAGGGCCAGCATAATGTGGGAGTGAGGAAGCGGTCAGTGTGGACCCTCAGCTCACCCTCGCCCAACAtcccttcctttttctgtttttttttttttttttggagacggtcttgctctgtcgcccaggctagagtgcactggcgtgatcttggctcactgcagcttcgactttctgggctcaagcgatcctcccacctctccacctcctgagtggctgggactacaggcatgcaccaccacacccagctaacttttatattttttgtagacatgggattttgccatgttgcccaggctggtctcaaaatcctgggctcaagtgatccaaccgctttggcctcccaaagtgctgggattatgggcgtgagcgcAACCTCCCTTCTTAGCCCTTCCTTTGATTCTTCACCTTGGGAACTCTGCTGGGGACGCCAAAGATCAAGACACAGCGTAGGCCCTCTTCCACCAGGGGCCTCAGCATCTCTTCCAGCCGGTTCACACCATACCTGTGTGGGGGTGGGTAGAGGAGTTGAAGGAATGCAGGTCCCAGGCAAAGGTCCTCTGGACTCCACCACACTGTGCCTCTGTTAGAAACCAAGCTGCATATGGCACCAGGAGAGTTCAAGACCCCAGGACAGGAAGGGGCAGGGACACATCCACTAAATAGGAGGGAAGACCGAGGCCCTGAGTAGCAGAGCTCTTCTGGAATTCGGCTGTGGAAGGCTCCTCCGAGGCCCTCTTATTGAACTCCCATCTGCAGTTCAGCTCCCTTCTGCAACAGCCTCTGCCGCGATGCCTCTGGTGATGGGTAGCTCATTACTTTATAGGGCTGCCCCTCCCACTGTGGAACAGCTCTGGCCCCGGGGAAACCCTTCCCTCTACTGAGCTGATGTCTGCCTGTCCGCATCTTCTACTTCCTAGGTCTGCTTTTACCTCCCGGCACTTCCACCTGTGGAGTCTTTCCCTCCACCACACCCTGGCCCCCCAACTCCATGTCTCCTACCTGGCCACTCCTGGGAGGCTGGCGATAGGCTGTATGTCATCAGGAACATCCCTGTAAGAGCGGGGGTGGGATATGGATTGGTGGCTGTGGGAAGGGCCAGTGGTGAGGGGGCAACTGAGAGGGATGGTTGGGAAGCAGGGAAGAAATATGGGAGTGGagatggtgggaggagggtgggatCCAGTGTCTGGCTTCCCTGCCTGGTCAAGCCCAGGGCCTGAAATAATAATaggaacaacaaaaataacagtgACAACAGTAGCAACTGTACTAAAAGAATGGTAATTACAGGAAGGAAGTAAGTGGTTAAGAACTTGGACTCTGAATTTGGCAGGTCCTTGCTTCTTATCCCAGCCACTTACTGCCTGGGTGACCGTGGCCAAGTTCTATCATCTCTTGGAGACTTAGGTCTTCATGTCTATCATGCGtggttaattcattcattcaacaaatatttattgagtacttatattatgtgccaagtactgttctAGGCCCTGATGATAcaaaagtgaacaaaacagacaaatatccctgccctcaaggagctgatGTTCTAGAGGATAGCTACTCCTTCTTCATACAAATGCTCTCAGAattgaatgagatcatgtgtgtAGGTGCTTAGCATAGTACCTGGTACagagtaagtactcagtaaatgtctgCATTATTATTAACAATCACAATTGCCATCTCTTACAGGTACATAGCACTTTACAACCTACAGAGCACCTTCTCAGCTTCTGTCTTGTTGCAAGAGCTCAGGATGGCAGGCAAGGGTTACTCTTCTAATTTTCCAAATGGGATGAATGAGTTCTTTCAAAGTTTGTTTTGTTCCTAAGATTCCTGCCCTTAATCCAAGTAGGCTGCTTCCAGTACCTTGAATTTCAAGCTGACAGCTCACTTTGCCACCCCCAGCAATACTGATGCCTGCTGCAGTCAACACTCCCTCCCCAGTCCCAACCAGCAGAGCAGAGGCCTGGCCCATTCCTGGAGACTCACGTGACAAAGATGGGGTAGATGAGGTTGGAGGCATTGAGGGTGGTGGTGGCTGTCTGCCAGGCCCGAAGCAGTGGGTGGAAGTAGCCGCTGTGCAGAACGGACTGGGGCTGCATGGCATGGGTCAGTGGGCACAGGGGCATCAGTTGGTTGGAACCGAGGGCTCCTGGGGCGTTGTTGGCTGCAGGCTCTGTCTGTGGGGCGAGATGGGCAGCACATGAGACATGGTCCCTTGTCCTCAGGAGATGGTCACATCTGGAAGACAGCTCTTCCAGATTCCTGCCTCCCCTCTCTCTAGCCTAATGCTACTCACAGCATCGTTCACCAATCCCTGCTGGTCAAAAAGGTAAGTTGAGAAATGAAAGTACGTCTTTAGAAACTTTCATAATAATCAGAATCTAATGATATAAAATTTGGGCTTGTATTTTATATGACTGCTTTCTGttcattattatcttttaaagtaAACATCTGAGCAGGCAATGActgttttacaaaaattattttctttctttttttttttttcagacagggtctctgtcgcccaggctggagtgcagtggtacaatctcgactcactgcagccttgacctcccgagctcaactgcttctcccagctcagcctcccaagtagctgggactacaggtgtgcaccataacacccagctaatttttgtattttttgtagagatggaggtcttgccatgctgcccaggctggtctcgaactcctaggctcaagcaatctgcctgcctcggcctcccaaagtgctgggattacaggtgtgagccatggtgcctggccaaaaaaataattttctagctGGGCATGTTGAGAAGCCAACATTTAAACTTTGTTTATTCCACAAAAAATGCCCATGTTCATGGCAGAACTTTTAGAAAAGTGCAgataagcaaaaagagaaaaatcccctGCAATTCTACCTCTAGAAAAAAGtactgttggccaggcatggtggctcacgcctgtaatctcagcactttgggaggctgaggtgggcagatcactcgaggtcaggaaatcgagaccagcctggccaacgtggtgaaaccccacctctactcaaaatacaaag is a window encoding:
- the ALAD gene encoding delta-aminolevulinic acid dehydratase isoform X1 — protein: MPLCPLTHAMQPQSVLHSGYFHPLLRAWQTATTTLNASNLIYPIFVTDVPDDIQPIASLPGVARYGVNRLEEMLRPLVEEGLRCVLIFGVPSRVPKDERGSAADSEESPAIEAIHLLRKTFPNLLVACDVCLCPYTSHGHCGLLSENGAFRAEESRQRLAEVALAYAKAGCQVVAPSDMMDGRVEAIKEALMAHGLGNRVSVMSYSAKFASCFYGPFRDAAQSSPAFGDRRCYQLPPGARGLALRAVDRDVREGADILMVKPGMPYLDIMREVKNKHPDLPLAVYHVSGEFAMLWHGAQAGAFDLKAAVLEAMTAFRRAGADIIITYYTPQLLQWLKEE
- the ALAD gene encoding delta-aminolevulinic acid dehydratase isoform X2 gives rise to the protein MPCSPSPFCTAATSTHCFGPGRQPPPPSMPPTSSTPSLSRPGLDQAGKPDTGSHPPPTISTPIFLPCFPTIPLSCPLTTGPSHSHQSISHPRSYRDVPDDIQPIASLPGVARYGVNRLEEMLRPLVEEGLRCVLIFGVPSRVPKDERGSAADSEESPAIEAIHLLRKTFPNLLVACDVCLCPYTSHGHCGLLSENGAFRAEESRQRLAEVALAYAKAGCQVVAPSDMMDGRVEAIKEALMAHGLGNRVSVMSYSAKFASCFYGPFRDAAQSSPAFGDRRCYQLPPGARGLALRAVDRDVREGADILMVKPGMPYLDIMREVKNKHPDLPLAVYHVSGEFAMLWHGAQAGAFDLKAAVLEAMTAFRRAGADIIITYYTPQLLQWLKEE